In the Nitrososphaerota archaeon genome, CGAAACGGCTGGAGAATTACCTTAAGACACCAGCCGAAATATACTACAAGAGCGAATACATTAGTCCAGCAGGAAGCCACAAGCCTAACACAGCCATTGCACAAGCCTACTACAATAAGGCTCAGGGCATCGAGCGGCTGGTCACCGAGACCGGTGCAGGCCAATGGGGCTCGGCGCTCGCAATGTCGACAAACATATTCGACCTGAAATGCAGAGTCTACATGGTTTCCGCCAGCTACCGTGCAAAACCGGGACGCAAGACAATGATGGAGATATGGGGTGCCGAAGTCTTCTCATCCCCTAGCAACAATACGAAGTTCGGTCGGAAGCTGCTGGCTGATAACCCCAATCATAACGGCTCCCTAGGCATAGCGATCAGCGAAGCCATTGAAGATACGCTGCAAGACGATAATACAAGATACTGTCTCGGCTCCGTCCTAAACCATGTTCTCCTACACCAGACCGTCATAGGGCTTGAGGCTAAGAAACAGTTCGAGATGATTGACGTCTACCCGGATGTTGTATGTGGATGTATAGGAGGAGGCTCCAACTTCGCCGGCTTCGCCTATCCATTTATCGCGGATAAGCTGCAGGGCAAGACTGAGACTGAGTTCGTGGCCTGCGAGTCCAAGGCAGTCCCCTCAACTACAAAGGGAACATACACCTACGACTTTGGCGACACAGCGGAAATGACACCTCTGCTGAAGATGTACACTGTTGGTCACAACTATCTGCCTCCACCAATTCATGCGGGTGGGCTGCGTTATCACGGGAAGGCTCCAAGCTTATGCCTCCTAATTGACAAAGGATACATCAAACCTGTTGCCTATCATCAGACAGAGATATTCGAGGCGGCCCGCATCTTCGCTCAGACCGAGGGAATGATTACAGCGCCTGAAACAGCGCATAACATAAAGTACGCGATCGACGAAGCGCTTCGATGCAAGAAGACAGGTGAAAAGAAGGTCATCGCATTCAACAACTGCGGTCACGGGTTACTAGATCTACAGGCTTACGAAAACTTCCTAGCTGGAAAACTGACAGACTGGGAGCCAACGGAAATTAAACCACCGCATTATGTGTAACTAGGTAAGCTGCCAGCACGCGGTTCCCGGATAGGCATATGATGATTGCTAGTTTTTACTCTCACTTCGTGCTTCAGCTTCGCCAGTTTTAGTTCCTACACCGCGTTTCGGCTAGTCATCTTCAGACGCGGCGAGTTGTGCGGTCCCAGCCGGAGGAAATGGTCTCTA is a window encoding:
- a CDS encoding TrpB-like pyridoxal phosphate-dependent enzyme, translated to MQVSLNSKVDKEHAVFLPSDEVPTSWYNILPDLPAPLPPPLNPQTKQPFSDPAPLFRIFAKELVMQEMSSERWIKIPDEVYDAYQRLPRPTPLVRAKRLENYLKTPAEIYYKSEYISPAGSHKPNTAIAQAYYNKAQGIERLVTETGAGQWGSALAMSTNIFDLKCRVYMVSASYRAKPGRKTMMEIWGAEVFSSPSNNTKFGRKLLADNPNHNGSLGIAISEAIEDTLQDDNTRYCLGSVLNHVLLHQTVIGLEAKKQFEMIDVYPDVVCGCIGGGSNFAGFAYPFIADKLQGKTETEFVACESKAVPSTTKGTYTYDFGDTAEMTPLLKMYTVGHNYLPPPIHAGGLRYHGKAPSLCLLIDKGYIKPVAYHQTEIFEAARIFAQTEGMITAPETAHNIKYAIDEALRCKKTGEKKVIAFNNCGHGLLDLQAYENFLAGKLTDWEPTEIKPPHYV